One segment of Pandoraea pnomenusa DNA contains the following:
- a CDS encoding multidrug effflux MFS transporter, translating to MTSTSELSPALPSERVLLGILGLFMMIAPASTDMYLPGLVTMRHELDASAAAAQLTLSYFFLGFAFGQLLWGPLADRFGRRRPMAAGIALYIFGSIGCAFADSMDHMMVWRFVQALGGCAMPVIAQAIVRDVYGPRNSARAFSIMLLVMSVAPIVAPLVGGQMLRFTSWRVIFGVLALFGAVAMLALWRLPETGAVHARQAGGPRAVAVSYWQLLRDPHFVGYMLAGGAVFGASFTYITGTPLVYMEYFHVSPQFFGVLFGINIVGMAGMTVFNSRRVGQFGPYRLMRVGIVGCAIVTSVLCATVWLGFALLPLMVMMLFLFMSLRGIITANSVAGALANHPTRAGAAAALVGSVQYGFGFAAGGLLGLFNDGTPRPLVAVMCGFALLALIALFTMLRDPHGARAH from the coding sequence ATGACATCGACGTCCGAACTCTCTCCTGCGTTGCCGTCCGAGCGCGTGCTGCTCGGCATTCTCGGCCTGTTCATGATGATCGCGCCGGCCTCCACCGACATGTACCTGCCGGGGCTGGTGACCATGCGGCATGAGCTGGACGCGAGTGCGGCCGCCGCGCAACTCACGCTGTCGTACTTCTTCCTCGGCTTCGCGTTCGGACAACTGCTCTGGGGGCCGCTGGCCGACCGCTTTGGCCGGCGTCGCCCGATGGCGGCGGGCATCGCGCTGTACATCTTCGGCAGCATCGGCTGCGCCTTCGCCGACAGCATGGATCACATGATGGTGTGGCGCTTCGTGCAAGCGCTGGGCGGCTGTGCGATGCCGGTGATAGCGCAGGCCATCGTGCGCGACGTCTACGGTCCGCGCAACAGCGCGCGCGCCTTCTCGATCATGCTGCTGGTGATGAGCGTGGCACCGATCGTGGCGCCGCTCGTCGGCGGCCAGATGCTGCGATTCACCTCCTGGCGCGTGATCTTCGGGGTGCTCGCCCTGTTTGGCGCGGTGGCGATGCTTGCGCTGTGGCGCCTGCCGGAGACGGGGGCGGTGCATGCGCGTCAGGCGGGCGGTCCGCGCGCGGTCGCGGTGTCGTACTGGCAACTGCTGCGCGATCCGCATTTCGTCGGTTACATGCTCGCGGGCGGGGCGGTCTTCGGCGCGTCGTTCACCTACATCACGGGTACGCCGCTCGTGTACATGGAGTACTTCCACGTGTCGCCGCAGTTCTTCGGCGTGTTGTTCGGCATCAACATCGTGGGCATGGCGGGCATGACGGTCTTTAATTCGCGCCGCGTCGGGCAATTCGGGCCCTATCGCCTCATGCGCGTGGGTATCGTCGGCTGCGCGATCGTCACGTCGGTGCTGTGCGCGACGGTTTGGCTGGGCTTCGCGCTGCTGCCGCTCATGGTGATGATGCTGTTCCTGTTCATGTCGCTGCGCGGCATCATCACGGCCAATTCGGTCGCGGGCGCGCTGGCCAATCATCCGACGCGCGCAGGCGCGGCAGCGGCGTTGGTGGGTAGCGTCCAGTACGGCTTCGGCTTTGCCGCGGGCGGGCTGCTCGGGCTGTTCAACGATGGCACGCCGCGTCCGCTGGTGGCTGTCATGTGTGGCTTCGCGCTGCTGGCGCTCATCGCATTGTTCACCATGCTGCGTGACCCGCACGGTGCCCGTGCGCATTGA
- a CDS encoding EAL domain-containing protein, giving the protein MVVFSPPVLPDRLVTPARGFASVASTSDMRFQFWRAGLFDDQQRIRPGETSRWLDVGVVRRYSACSNRADVCASAVYVSSSLAGNPTGLALALAIGGLAGGSVGLSWRARRRYRTSIDWVTQQAAEAGGIHVVYQPLVRLSDRKMVGVEALARLNDTSGAPISPDMFIPIAERRGVLGLITRQVVRRALIEMHGRALADPEFHISINLAAADVVDRSFHTYLNHMAASLRVPRAQIALEITERSTDNMKRLREALDRLRADGYQIHIDDFGTGFSNLAYLSTLNVDALKIDRMFTHAIGSDAVGSAIVDQICKMAALLEVDVIVEGIETQAQADYMLALSPRAIGQGWLFGKAVPADALGSGVAGARAPEAVDAPGERA; this is encoded by the coding sequence GTGGTCGTATTCAGCCCGCCGGTGCTGCCTGACCGGCTGGTCACGCCCGCCCGGGGCTTCGCGTCGGTGGCGTCGACGAGCGACATGCGTTTCCAGTTCTGGCGTGCCGGCCTGTTCGATGACCAGCAGCGCATCCGGCCGGGCGAGACGTCGCGCTGGCTCGATGTCGGGGTCGTGCGACGCTACTCGGCTTGCTCGAACCGGGCGGACGTGTGTGCCTCGGCCGTGTACGTGTCGTCGAGCCTTGCCGGCAACCCAACCGGGCTGGCGCTGGCGCTGGCGATCGGTGGACTGGCAGGAGGATCGGTCGGGTTGTCCTGGCGAGCGCGCCGGCGATACCGAACGTCCATTGACTGGGTGACGCAGCAGGCCGCGGAAGCCGGGGGCATTCACGTGGTCTATCAACCGCTGGTGCGCCTGAGCGATCGCAAGATGGTGGGGGTGGAGGCGCTTGCGCGGCTCAACGACACCTCAGGCGCGCCGATTTCCCCCGATATGTTCATCCCGATCGCGGAACGGCGCGGTGTGCTCGGGCTCATCACCCGACAGGTCGTGCGCCGTGCGCTCATCGAGATGCACGGGCGGGCGTTGGCCGACCCAGAGTTTCACATCAGCATCAATCTCGCCGCGGCGGACGTCGTCGACCGCAGTTTCCATACCTACCTCAACCACATGGCGGCATCGCTGCGCGTGCCACGGGCGCAGATCGCACTGGAGATCACTGAGCGCTCGACCGATAACATGAAGCGATTGCGAGAGGCACTCGACCGGCTGCGTGCGGATGGCTACCAGATCCATATCGACGATTTCGGCACCGGCTTTTCCAATCTCGCCTACCTGTCGACATTGAACGTCGACGCGCTGAAAATCGACCGGATGTTCACGCACGCAATCGGGAGCGACGCGGTGGGCAGCGCCATCGTCGATCAGATCTGCAAGATGGCCGCGCTGCTCGAGGTGGATGTCATTGTCGAGGGGATCGAAACCCAGGCGCAGGCAGACTACATGCTCGCGCTGTCGCCGCGCGCCATCGGGCAGGGCTGGTTGTTCGGCAAGGCAGTGCCGGCCGATGCACTCGGTTCCGGTGTGGCCGGCGCACGGGCGCCGGAGGCGGTCGATGCGCCTGGCGAGCGCGCGTGA
- a CDS encoding cytochrome P450/oxidoreductase: MSQTSSPTADTGACPFHQATAAKAPNGCPISARAAEFDPFEDGYQQDPPEYVRWAREQEPVFYSPKLGYWVVTRYDDIKAIFRDNITFSPSIALEKITPTGPEANAVLASYGFALNRTLVNEDEPAHMPRRRVLMEPFTPEHLKHHEPLVRQLAREYVDRFVNDGRADLVDQMLWEVPLTVALHFLGVPEEDMDKLREYSIAHTVNTWGRPKPEEQVAVAHAVGNFWQLAGKILDKMRQNPDGPGWMQYGIRKQKEHPEVVTDSYLHSMMMAGIVAAHETTANATANAMKLLLQHPDVWREICEDPSLIPNAVEECLRHNGSVAAWRRLATKDVNIGGVDIAAGAKLLIVTSSANHDEAHFADADLFDIRRENASDQLTFGYGSHQCMGKNLARMEMQIFLEEFTRRLPHMKLAEQKFTYVPNTSFRGPEHLWVEWDPAQNPELRDPSILARHSPVRIGEPSGHSVTRPVVVESVSPVADGIVKLRLVAPDGRAMPRWAPGSHIDVECGDTGLSRQYSLCGDPADVGAFEIAVLHEPQGRGGSNWMHTQVKVGDRLRVRGPRNHFRLDETTPRAIFVAGGIGVTPIAAMARRAKALGMDYEIHYSGRSRRTMALVDELRALHGERLHLWVKDEGQRADYVALLATPQAGTQVYACGPVRLLDALAECCAHWPDDTLRVEHFQSQLGTLDPEKEHAFEVTLKDSGITLTVPADQTLLTALRAANIDVQSDCEEGLCGSCEVQVLEGDVDHRDVVLTRAERDANTKMMSCCSRACGKKLVLAL, encoded by the coding sequence ATGAGTCAAACGAGTTCCCCCACCGCCGACACCGGCGCCTGCCCGTTTCATCAGGCCACGGCGGCAAAGGCCCCGAACGGATGCCCGATCAGCGCACGCGCCGCCGAGTTCGACCCGTTCGAAGACGGTTATCAGCAGGATCCCCCCGAGTACGTGCGATGGGCGCGCGAGCAGGAGCCGGTGTTCTACAGCCCGAAGCTCGGCTACTGGGTGGTGACCCGCTACGACGACATCAAGGCGATCTTCCGCGACAACATCACCTTCAGCCCCTCGATCGCGCTGGAGAAGATCACGCCGACGGGGCCGGAAGCGAATGCCGTGCTCGCGTCTTATGGTTTCGCGCTCAATCGCACACTGGTCAACGAAGACGAACCGGCGCACATGCCGCGACGCCGCGTGCTGATGGAGCCGTTCACGCCGGAGCATCTCAAGCATCACGAACCCCTCGTGCGCCAGCTTGCGCGCGAATACGTCGACCGGTTCGTGAACGACGGTCGCGCCGATCTCGTCGACCAGATGCTGTGGGAAGTGCCGCTCACCGTGGCCCTGCACTTCCTCGGCGTGCCGGAAGAAGACATGGACAAACTGCGCGAGTATTCCATTGCGCACACGGTCAATACCTGGGGGCGCCCCAAGCCCGAGGAACAGGTGGCGGTGGCGCACGCAGTCGGCAACTTCTGGCAGCTCGCCGGCAAGATTCTCGACAAGATGCGTCAGAACCCGGACGGCCCGGGCTGGATGCAGTACGGCATTCGCAAGCAGAAGGAACACCCGGAAGTCGTCACCGATTCGTATCTGCACTCGATGATGATGGCAGGCATCGTGGCCGCGCATGAGACGACCGCCAACGCCACCGCCAACGCGATGAAACTGTTGCTGCAACACCCCGACGTGTGGCGCGAGATCTGCGAAGACCCGTCGCTCATTCCGAACGCCGTCGAGGAGTGCCTGCGTCACAACGGCTCGGTCGCCGCGTGGCGCCGCCTCGCGACGAAGGACGTCAACATCGGCGGCGTCGACATTGCCGCGGGCGCCAAGCTGCTCATCGTGACGTCGTCGGCCAACCATGACGAAGCCCATTTCGCCGATGCCGACCTGTTCGACATCCGTCGTGAGAATGCCAGCGACCAACTGACGTTCGGCTACGGCTCGCACCAGTGCATGGGCAAGAATCTCGCCCGCATGGAAATGCAGATTTTCCTGGAAGAGTTCACGCGTCGGCTACCGCACATGAAGCTCGCCGAGCAGAAGTTCACGTACGTGCCCAACACGTCGTTCCGCGGCCCCGAGCATCTCTGGGTGGAGTGGGATCCGGCGCAGAATCCCGAGTTGCGCGATCCGTCCATTCTGGCGCGCCATTCGCCGGTGCGCATTGGCGAACCGTCTGGCCACAGCGTGACACGTCCGGTCGTGGTCGAGTCGGTGTCGCCCGTGGCCGACGGTATCGTCAAGCTGCGCCTGGTGGCGCCCGACGGCCGTGCCATGCCGCGCTGGGCACCCGGCTCGCACATCGACGTCGAATGCGGCGATACCGGGCTCTCGCGTCAATACTCGCTTTGCGGCGACCCGGCGGACGTCGGTGCGTTCGAAATCGCCGTGCTGCACGAGCCGCAGGGCCGCGGCGGATCGAACTGGATGCACACACAGGTCAAGGTCGGCGATCGGCTGCGCGTGCGCGGCCCGCGCAACCACTTCCGCCTGGACGAAACCACGCCGCGCGCGATCTTCGTGGCCGGCGGCATCGGCGTCACACCGATTGCCGCGATGGCCCGGCGTGCAAAGGCGCTCGGCATGGATTACGAGATCCATTACAGCGGCCGAAGCCGTCGCACGATGGCGCTCGTCGACGAGCTTCGGGCACTGCATGGCGAGCGTTTGCACTTGTGGGTGAAGGACGAAGGCCAGCGTGCCGATTACGTCGCCTTGCTCGCCACGCCGCAAGCCGGTACGCAGGTCTACGCTTGCGGCCCGGTGCGCCTGCTCGATGCGCTGGCCGAATGCTGCGCCCATTGGCCGGACGATACGTTGCGCGTCGAACATTTCCAGTCGCAGCTTGGCACGCTCGATCCCGAGAAGGAGCATGCGTTCGAAGTCACGCTCAAGGACTCGGGCATCACGTTGACGGTGCCGGCGGACCAGACACTGCTCACGGCGCTGCGCGCAGCCAACATCGACGTGCAGAGCGATTGCGAGGAAGGGCTGTGCGGGTCGTGCGAAGTGCAGGTCCTCGAAGGCGACGTGGACCACCGCGACGTGGTGCTCACGCGCGCGGAACGCGACGCCAACACGAAGATGATGTCGTGCTGCTCACGCGCCTGCGGCAAGAAGTTGGTGCTGGCGTTGTAA
- a CDS encoding CSS-motif domain-containing protein: MQTLQRLARWLPVLAGAIAGMLIMLVVGQIVQTRIDDFRLRAYVQDIMGFMSDASVSSRDALQSAMYSGAVPCTDEDILALRRVAMRSPYFHDIARVHGSHLLCSAVAGRLASAPELPPRVTKPATA, translated from the coding sequence ATGCAAACGCTACAAAGGCTGGCTCGCTGGCTGCCGGTGCTGGCGGGGGCGATCGCCGGCATGCTGATCATGCTGGTGGTCGGACAGATCGTGCAGACGCGCATCGACGACTTCCGGCTGCGCGCGTACGTGCAGGACATCATGGGCTTCATGAGCGACGCGTCGGTCTCGAGCCGCGACGCACTGCAAAGCGCGATGTACAGCGGTGCGGTGCCCTGCACCGACGAGGACATCCTCGCGCTGCGCCGCGTCGCCATGCGCAGTCCCTATTTCCACGACATCGCGCGCGTGCACGGCTCGCACCTGCTGTGCTCCGCGGTGGCCGGCCGTCTGGCGTCGGCGCCCGAACTGCCTCCCCGAGTCACGAAACCCGCAACGGCCTGA
- a CDS encoding IclR family transcriptional regulator, with protein sequence MTTSKRPTAGRPRSAAASSSVTNRVAASDSEPVDAPRERGRRQRVQSAETGMVVLKGLARLGGRASLTALAAHVQQSPAKVHRYLMSLVEEGLVAQDADSQHYYLGLEAMLIGVAAMRQADPVRAAEPGLVRLREAFDVTCFIAVMGNKGPTIVRFEEPGLPVTINVRIGSVMSVLWSAAGRVFLGLLDDPQVLAMAEAELAHASPDQRALLDAEEPIGALRAAVRAAQGASVRDTNLTGISALAAPVFNYDGRLVGVITALGATGGFDPSLDGPIGEAVRREALAASHALGYRPPLPAGA encoded by the coding sequence ATGACGACAAGCAAACGACCCACAGCAGGCCGTCCGCGCAGCGCGGCGGCGTCTTCCTCGGTGACGAACCGCGTCGCGGCGTCCGACAGCGAGCCCGTCGACGCGCCGCGCGAGCGCGGTCGCCGGCAGCGTGTTCAGTCCGCCGAAACCGGCATGGTGGTCCTCAAGGGGCTGGCCCGGCTGGGCGGGCGCGCCAGTCTGACCGCCCTTGCCGCGCACGTTCAGCAAAGTCCCGCGAAGGTACATCGTTACCTGATGAGTCTGGTGGAAGAGGGGTTGGTCGCCCAGGATGCCGACTCGCAACATTACTATCTGGGGCTGGAAGCCATGCTCATCGGCGTGGCCGCGATGCGCCAGGCGGATCCGGTGCGCGCGGCCGAACCCGGATTGGTGCGGTTGCGCGAAGCCTTCGACGTCACGTGCTTCATTGCCGTGATGGGCAACAAGGGGCCGACCATCGTGCGCTTCGAGGAGCCGGGGTTGCCGGTGACGATCAATGTGCGCATCGGCTCCGTCATGTCGGTCCTGTGGTCGGCGGCCGGACGCGTATTCCTTGGCCTGCTCGACGACCCTCAGGTGCTTGCCATGGCCGAGGCGGAACTGGCGCATGCCTCGCCGGATCAACGGGCGCTGCTCGACGCCGAGGAGCCCATCGGCGCACTGCGTGCCGCGGTGCGCGCGGCACAGGGCGCGAGCGTTCGCGATACGAACCTGACGGGCATCAGCGCACTCGCGGCGCCGGTCTTCAATTACGACGGTCGGCTCGTCGGCGTGATCACGGCGCTGGGCGCGACGGGAGGATTCGATCCAAGCCTGGACGGCCCCATCGGCGAAGCCGTGCGCCGCGAAGCGCTGGCCGCCAGTCACGCATTGGGTTACCGCCCGCCGCTGCCCGCCGGCGCCTGA
- a CDS encoding MFS transporter — protein MKAAQVNVGALIDESRLGPYQWWVIVLCAMCLVVDGFDVQAMGYVAPVVIREWGIAKETLSPVFGAGLFGMLVGSLTFSALADKLGRRPVLIGATLFFSVCMLVTGFANTITELVVWRFAAGLGLGCIMPNAMALAGEYSPRRMRVSLMMIVSCGFTLGGVVGGLITAAIIPSLGWRAVFYIGGAIPLVLGLLMWISLPESIQFLMFRKSDNARIRKQLLRVAPGADVPAGAQFVLDEQKAKGVPFIELFKDGRARVTLLLWVINFANLLDMYFLSNWLPTVIRDAGYSTQVAVMAGTALWAGGVIGTLLLGRVIDRVGFTSVLAVTFLIAIAATAAIGNPVVMVSMVAVFIAIFFAGFSIIGGQPALNALAATYYPTSLRSTGIGWSLGVGRIGSVLGPVLGGALMHLQWSSSSLFLAAAVPACVSLIGVLAIARSQRGDRGNLRTATAG, from the coding sequence ATGAAAGCAGCACAAGTGAATGTGGGCGCGCTTATCGACGAGAGTCGTCTTGGCCCGTACCAATGGTGGGTGATCGTGTTGTGCGCGATGTGCCTGGTCGTTGACGGCTTCGACGTGCAGGCCATGGGGTACGTCGCGCCGGTCGTGATTCGTGAGTGGGGCATCGCCAAGGAGACGCTCTCCCCGGTGTTCGGCGCGGGACTGTTCGGCATGCTGGTCGGTTCGCTGACCTTCTCGGCGCTGGCCGACAAGCTGGGCCGGCGCCCGGTGCTGATCGGCGCCACGCTCTTTTTCTCCGTGTGCATGCTCGTCACGGGCTTCGCCAATACCATCACCGAGCTGGTCGTGTGGCGTTTCGCCGCGGGCCTGGGCCTGGGCTGCATCATGCCCAATGCCATGGCGCTGGCTGGTGAATATAGCCCGCGTCGCATGCGCGTGTCGCTCATGATGATCGTGTCGTGCGGCTTCACGCTGGGCGGCGTGGTCGGCGGGCTCATCACCGCTGCCATCATTCCGAGCCTGGGCTGGCGCGCGGTGTTCTACATCGGCGGCGCGATTCCGCTGGTGCTGGGTCTGCTGATGTGGATCTCGCTGCCGGAATCGATTCAGTTCCTGATGTTCAGGAAGAGCGACAACGCGCGCATCCGCAAGCAATTGCTGCGCGTCGCGCCCGGCGCCGACGTGCCGGCCGGCGCACAGTTCGTGCTCGACGAGCAGAAAGCCAAGGGCGTGCCGTTCATCGAATTGTTCAAGGACGGCCGCGCACGGGTGACGCTGCTGCTGTGGGTCATCAATTTCGCCAACCTGCTCGACATGTACTTCCTGTCGAACTGGCTGCCGACGGTGATCCGCGACGCCGGTTACTCGACGCAGGTCGCCGTGATGGCCGGTACCGCGCTGTGGGCGGGCGGTGTGATCGGTACGTTGTTGCTCGGTCGCGTGATCGACCGCGTGGGCTTCACGAGCGTGCTGGCCGTCACCTTCCTGATCGCCATTGCGGCCACCGCGGCCATCGGCAATCCGGTAGTGATGGTGTCGATGGTGGCCGTTTTCATTGCGATCTTCTTCGCGGGCTTCTCGATCATCGGCGGGCAACCGGCGCTCAACGCGCTGGCGGCGACCTACTACCCCACATCGCTGCGCTCCACGGGCATCGGCTGGAGCCTGGGTGTCGGCCGGATCGGCTCGGTCCTCGGTCCCGTGCTGGGGGGCGCGTTGATGCACCTGCAATGGTCGTCCTCGTCGCTGTTCCTCGCGGCGGCCGTGCCGGCATGCGTGTCGTTGATCGGTGTGCTCGCCATTGCCCGTTCCCAACGCGGCGATCGCGGCAATCTGCGCACCGCGACCGCCGGTTGA
- a CDS encoding LysR family transcriptional regulator: MELRHLQYFIAVAEERHFTRAAARVGIQQPPLSLQIRQLETELGGALFVRLPRDVVLTELGEAFLPEARQILERVARVKRRMQQISRGEAGHIHIGFAGATYFEPRIPAWIRDFRARYPDVQLHPQQSNTANLLAALGDETVDAAFVRTPFEWPPGIASVPVADEPMVLVLPLGHPMCARERVPLSALANEEFILLPRDISPALYDRTIAACESAGFRPKLGQEAPQITSIVPMVAAGFGVSLVPASVSQIRTPGMGFWPIEGKVPLAPISLAYREDHGSAALERFIAMQPADSPDSDDSARPEA; this comes from the coding sequence ATGGAATTGCGGCATTTGCAATACTTCATTGCCGTGGCCGAGGAGCGTCATTTCACGCGGGCGGCGGCGCGCGTGGGCATTCAGCAGCCGCCGTTAAGCCTGCAGATTCGGCAGTTGGAAACGGAATTGGGCGGCGCGCTGTTCGTGCGCCTGCCGCGCGACGTGGTGCTTACGGAACTGGGCGAGGCCTTCCTGCCTGAGGCGCGGCAGATCCTCGAGCGAGTGGCGCGCGTCAAGCGCCGAATGCAGCAAATCTCGCGCGGCGAAGCGGGGCATATTCACATCGGGTTCGCCGGCGCAACGTATTTCGAACCCCGCATTCCTGCCTGGATCCGTGACTTTCGCGCGCGTTATCCGGACGTTCAGTTGCATCCTCAGCAAAGCAACACGGCGAATCTGCTGGCGGCGTTAGGGGATGAGACCGTCGATGCGGCGTTCGTGCGAACGCCGTTCGAATGGCCGCCCGGCATTGCAAGTGTGCCCGTGGCCGACGAGCCGATGGTGTTGGTGCTGCCGCTCGGGCATCCGATGTGTGCGCGCGAGCGCGTGCCGCTGTCGGCATTGGCGAACGAGGAATTCATTCTCCTGCCGCGAGATATCAGTCCGGCGTTGTACGACCGCACGATCGCGGCGTGCGAATCGGCCGGATTTCGGCCGAAGCTCGGCCAGGAAGCGCCACAGATCACGTCGATCGTGCCGATGGTCGCGGCTGGCTTCGGCGTGTCGCTGGTGCCGGCGTCGGTCAGTCAGATTCGTACGCCGGGCATGGGGTTCTGGCCGATCGAGGGCAAGGTGCCGCTCGCGCCGATCAGTCTCGCCTATCGCGAAGACCACGGGTCGGCGGCACTCGAGCGCTTTATTGCGATGCAGCCGGCAGACTCGCCAGACAGTGACGACAGCGCACGGCCTGAAGCTTGA
- a CDS encoding acetyl-CoA hydrolase/transferase family protein encodes MFEDRIRLASLRDRVMSADDAAKLIGDGMVVGMSGFTRAGDAKDMPIALAKRAKAHPMKITLITGASLGHDSDKTLTQAGVLAKRLPFQVDTTLRGAINRGEVMFVDQHLSETVEFLRAGQFGRLDVAVIEAVAITEDGGLVPSSSVGNSASFAILADKVIVEINLAQPLAFEGMHDIWIPAQRPHRTPLPIVDVRDRVGTNVVKIAPEKIAAIVITDTPDSASNALPPDAETQMIAGHLIEFFQHEVSRGRLPRTLPAIQSGIGTIANAVLSGFLESPFEDLTMYSEVLQDSTFELMDAGKMVFASGSSITVSQAVQDRVFKHLERYRDKLVLRPQEVSNHPEVIRRLGLIALNTALEADIYGNVNSTHVGGTHMMNGIGGSGDFARNARVAIFATKSIAKDGRISSIVPMVPHVDHNEHDVDIIVTEQGLADLRTLAPRERVNLVIDHCAHPSYRDVLRDYYRDALRYGGQTPHALERAFDMHINLRERGSMLAGK; translated from the coding sequence ATGTTTGAAGATCGCATCCGCCTGGCGTCGCTGCGCGACCGGGTGATGAGCGCCGACGATGCCGCGAAGCTGATCGGCGACGGCATGGTGGTCGGCATGAGCGGATTCACCCGCGCCGGCGACGCCAAGGACATGCCGATTGCGCTGGCAAAGCGGGCAAAGGCCCACCCAATGAAGATCACGTTGATCACCGGGGCATCGCTCGGGCACGACTCCGACAAGACGCTCACGCAGGCCGGCGTGCTTGCCAAGCGCCTGCCGTTCCAGGTCGACACGACGTTGCGCGGCGCGATCAATCGCGGCGAGGTCATGTTCGTCGACCAGCATTTGTCCGAGACCGTCGAGTTCTTGCGCGCCGGCCAGTTCGGCCGGCTCGACGTGGCCGTGATCGAAGCCGTGGCCATCACGGAAGACGGCGGACTCGTGCCGAGCTCGTCAGTCGGCAATTCGGCGAGCTTCGCGATTCTCGCGGACAAGGTCATCGTGGAGATCAACCTCGCGCAGCCGCTCGCGTTCGAGGGCATGCACGACATCTGGATTCCGGCCCAGCGCCCGCACCGCACGCCGCTGCCCATCGTCGACGTGCGCGACCGCGTGGGCACGAACGTGGTGAAGATCGCTCCCGAAAAGATCGCGGCCATCGTCATCACCGATACGCCCGACAGCGCTTCGAATGCGCTGCCGCCCGACGCCGAAACGCAAATGATCGCCGGCCATTTGATCGAGTTCTTCCAGCATGAAGTCTCGCGTGGACGCCTGCCGCGCACGCTGCCCGCCATTCAATCGGGCATCGGCACGATCGCGAACGCGGTGCTCTCGGGCTTCCTCGAATCGCCGTTCGAGGATCTCACGATGTATTCCGAGGTACTCCAGGACTCGACCTTCGAGCTCATGGATGCGGGCAAGATGGTATTCGCTTCGGGGTCGTCGATCACGGTGTCGCAAGCCGTTCAGGACCGCGTATTCAAGCACCTCGAGCGCTATCGCGACAAACTCGTGCTGCGGCCGCAGGAAGTCAGCAACCACCCCGAAGTCATTCGCCGTCTAGGTCTGATCGCGCTGAACACCGCGCTCGAAGCGGATATTTACGGCAACGTGAATTCCACTCACGTGGGCGGCACGCACATGATGAACGGCATCGGTGGCTCGGGCGACTTCGCCCGCAACGCCCGCGTGGCGATTTTCGCCACCAAGTCGATCGCCAAGGACGGCAGGATATCGAGCATCGTTCCCATGGTGCCGCACGTCGACCACAACGAGCATGACGTCGACATCATCGTGACCGAACAGGGTCTGGCCGACCTGCGCACGCTCGCCCCGCGCGAGCGCGTGAATCTGGTGATCGACCATTGCGCCCACCCGAGCTACCGCGACGTGCTGCGCGACTACTACCGCGATGCACTGCGATATGGCGGACAGACGCCGCACGCGCTCGAGCGCGCTTTCGACATGCACATCAACCTGCGCGAGCGCGGCTCGATGCTCGCGGGGAAGTGA